One Helicobacter sp. MIT 05-5293 genomic region harbors:
- a CDS encoding antA/AntB antirepressor family protein translates to MNELFHIEAVRLKGVQVNAVSARELHDKLCSKQDFSTWIKKRLEVCGAKEGVDYLLLPTFIAHNVVKAVHQEKGVSVQRIAPQKNGARRKTQSTQSHSSGELRLFESLAHLYEFKQEGQSEAHKVYEEGQNPPHNKKEYIISLEIAKHIAMLEKNDIGRRVRQYFIDYEQRAQAMLPNNDMRSLLEIAKGQIEALEATQRNVEVIAKKVQVLESTKRLEAWQERAISDEVKLKVKELTAGRNITQRVISAYYRAIYKRLKSKFYVPRYSEIPSLKFEEALGFVRDLSNDDLIN, encoded by the coding sequence ATGAATGAGCTTTTTCATATTGAGGCTGTAAGGCTTAAAGGGGTGCAAGTCAATGCAGTGAGTGCAAGGGAGCTACACGATAAGCTATGCTCAAAGCAGGACTTTAGCACTTGGATAAAGAAGCGTTTAGAGGTGTGCGGGGCAAAAGAGGGGGTGGATTATCTCCTGCTGCCTACATTTATCGCACATAATGTCGTGAAGGCAGTGCATCAGGAAAAGGGCGTAAGTGTGCAAAGAATCGCTCCACAAAAAAATGGAGCGCGGCGTAAAACACAAAGCACACAAAGCCATTCAAGTGGAGAACTAAGGCTTTTTGAGAGTTTGGCGCATCTCTATGAGTTTAAGCAAGAGGGACAGAGTGAGGCGCATAAAGTCTATGAGGAGGGGCAAAATCCCCCACATAATAAAAAAGAATACATCATCAGCCTAGAGATAGCCAAACACATTGCGATGCTAGAGAAAAACGACATCGGGCGGAGGGTCAGGCAGTATTTCATCGACTATGAGCAAAGAGCTCAAGCAATGCTCCCCAATAATGATATGCGCTCACTGCTTGAGATAGCCAAAGGGCAGATTGAAGCCTTAGAGGCGACACAAAGGAATGTTGAAGTTATCGCAAAGAAGGTGCAAGTCTTAGAATCTACCAAGCGACTGGAGGCGTGGCAAGAGCGTGCAATAAGTGATGAGGTAAAGCTCAAGGTCAAAGAGCTCACAGCTGGGCGAAATATTACCCAAAGGGTCATCTCTGCGTATTATCGGGCAATTTATAAGAGGCTTAAAAGCAAGTTTTATGTCCCTCGATACAGCGAGATACCTAGCCTCAAGTTTGAGGAAGCTTTAGGTTTTGTGCGGGATTTGAGTAATGATGATTTGATTAACTAA
- a CDS encoding S24 family peptidase gives METKDFKALTEEMKAFFDVSSIEKVAEKLGKSRATGTTWRGRKMIPSDVLLQYNLLKAQAGEEPSFQKSKAKNPAITYYPNIKASAGYGAMNENEEYIEIDSNILDVINLPKKLDMIQIQGDSMHPYLHNGDFALIERNKEAKNGDIVIANYQGDLYVKQIQKNPQNKSISLISSNKDYPSFEVKEEDLESLMIVGILKGAIRAY, from the coding sequence ATGGAGACAAAAGACTTTAAGGCACTCACTGAAGAGATGAAGGCGTTTTTTGATGTGAGCAGTATTGAAAAGGTAGCAGAAAAGCTAGGCAAATCAAGAGCAACAGGCACAACCTGGAGAGGTAGAAAAATGATACCTAGTGATGTTTTATTGCAATACAACCTCCTTAAAGCCCAAGCAGGAGAAGAGCCAAGCTTTCAAAAATCAAAAGCTAAAAATCCAGCTATCACTTATTATCCAAATATCAAAGCCTCCGCAGGGTATGGAGCGATGAATGAAAACGAGGAATACATAGAGATTGATAGCAATATCCTAGATGTTATCAATCTCCCTAAAAAGCTTGATATGATACAGATTCAAGGAGATTCTATGCACCCCTACCTTCATAATGGCGATTTTGCACTCATAGAACGAAACAAAGAGGCAAAAAATGGTGATATAGTCATCGCCAACTATCAAGGCGACCTCTATGTCAAACAGATTCAAAAAAACCCGCAAAATAAGAGTATATCACTTATCTCATCAAACAAAGACTACCCAAGCTTTGAAGTCAAAGAGGAAGATTTAGAATCCCTTATGATAGTAGGGATTCTTAAAGGTGCAATTAGAGCGTATTAA
- a CDS encoding DUF4325 domain-containing protein, protein MKQEKEPLVYDFAKEFSETPGPRYKSLGKFSGEAFREDVLRGLLEKYDFIEIDGSNIKTSFTPSFLSEAFAPLSKEMGGFENLSKRVRLFSKTNPNLERKFKDFASL, encoded by the coding sequence ATGAAACAAGAAAAAGAGCCACTAGTATATGATTTTGCTAAAGAATTTAGTGAGACACCGGGTCCTAGATACAAAAGTTTAGGCAAGTTTTCGGGTGAGGCTTTTAGAGAAGATGTCTTGCGAGGTTTATTAGAAAAATACGATTTTATAGAGATTGATGGAAGCAATATAAAAACTTCATTTACGCCATCTTTTTTATCCGAAGCGTTTGCTCCATTGAGCAAGGAAATGGGAGGGTTTGAAAACTTAAGCAAAAGAGTAAGACTCTTTAGCAAAACAAATCCAAACTTAGAGCGGAAGTTTAAAGATTTTGCAAGTTTGTAA
- a CDS encoding DUF1441 family protein, whose product MIVSTLQLGELLGLSERHIYNLEKAGILSKEDKNQWDASKNIQSYTIYKIDLEAQNSDIGKVRIRRELAEAKLKELNYKEKMGQLIPLATIAKELEDIAIVVSNKLYALPHILKRKHKLSQKVIDELQSQIQLILLELKDPEIYTQKALEVESQIAQDKELQNLQELNK is encoded by the coding sequence ATGATTGTATCAACTTTGCAGTTAGGAGAGCTTTTAGGCTTAAGCGAGAGACATATTTATAATCTTGAAAAAGCTGGGATTTTGAGCAAAGAGGATAAAAATCAATGGGACGCGAGTAAAAATATCCAAAGCTATACGATTTATAAGATTGACCTAGAGGCACAAAATAGCGATATAGGCAAGGTGAGAATAAGAAGGGAATTAGCAGAGGCAAAGCTTAAAGAGCTAAACTATAAAGAAAAAATGGGACAGCTTATCCCTTTAGCAACCATCGCAAAAGAGCTAGAAGACATTGCCATTGTGGTAAGTAATAAACTCTATGCCCTGCCTCATATCCTCAAGCGCAAACACAAGCTTAGCCAAAAAGTCATTGATGAGCTGCAATCTCAAATACAGCTGATACTCTTAGAACTCAAAGACCCTGAAATCTACACACAAAAAGCCCTTGAAGTAGAATCTCAAATAGCGCAGGATAAGGAGCTACAAAACTTGCAAGAGTTAAACAAATGA
- a CDS encoding terminase gpA endonuclease subunit, whose product MTLKEIFAQSIFLKPKLNLYEWSEKYRVLSQESSALFGKFNALSYQIEPMRCISNPNIREVVLMWGAQLGKSEILNNTIGYYIHQDPSTILFLLPTEDMAEDYSKRRLAPMFRDTKELAELIFDREANNTILIKNFKGGNLALVGSNSPSKLSSKPIKVLIVDEVDRCENTKEGHSIDLAQKRTNTYYDRKIIKVSTPTIKGHSVIESEYELSDKRKYFVPCPKCGYFQTLSFERIKWEQNDKGEHNLESVAYSCIECGSLWSEVEKNKAVSLGEWRATKKIKGENLKVGFYLNALYSPFFTLKDIVKDFLDSKDNIAKFQVFVNTIKAESFEPPSVKFQENELYNRREDYTPTTLSDDIIFITSGVDIQGDRIEIEFKGFGLGYENWGIKHSILYGDTKQSEVWGRLYKELKEVFYTKSGRKLRSSISLIDSGFNKERVYSFVKLDARFFASKGASESERKKDFITPSKKVASGVRLFSIGTYVGKSEVFKLLRVDEVGAGYCHFAQSYSLQYFEQLTAEKLIKTKTPSGYSTYRWEKIRERNEGLDLFVLCLAGAKIMKLDSLDFVRNN is encoded by the coding sequence ATGACATTAAAAGAAATCTTTGCACAATCAATCTTTTTAAAGCCCAAACTCAACCTCTATGAATGGAGTGAGAAATACAGGGTATTAAGCCAAGAATCTAGCGCACTCTTTGGTAAATTTAATGCCCTAAGCTATCAAATCGAGCCGATGCGCTGCATCAGTAATCCCAATATAAGAGAGGTGGTTTTAATGTGGGGAGCGCAGCTGGGAAAGAGCGAGATTCTCAATAACACCATAGGGTATTATATCCATCAAGACCCTAGCACGATATTATTCTTACTCCCCACAGAAGATATGGCAGAAGATTACAGCAAGAGGCGTTTAGCTCCTATGTTTAGGGATACAAAAGAATTAGCCGAGCTTATTTTTGATAGAGAGGCAAATAATACGATTTTGATTAAAAATTTCAAAGGTGGGAATCTCGCACTCGTGGGGAGTAACTCTCCCTCTAAGCTTTCAAGTAAGCCTATTAAAGTGCTGATTGTTGATGAGGTGGATAGATGTGAAAATACCAAAGAGGGGCATAGCATTGACTTAGCGCAAAAACGCACAAATACTTATTATGATAGAAAGATTATTAAAGTCTCTACACCGACCATTAAAGGGCATAGCGTGATAGAATCCGAATATGAGCTAAGCGATAAGCGTAAATACTTCGTGCCTTGCCCAAAGTGTGGATATTTTCAAACACTAAGCTTTGAAAGAATTAAATGGGAGCAAAATGACAAAGGGGAGCATAACTTAGAATCTGTAGCTTACTCTTGCATAGAATGCGGGAGTTTATGGAGTGAGGTAGAGAAAAATAAAGCGGTAAGCTTAGGAGAATGGAGGGCTACCAAAAAGATAAAAGGAGAGAATCTCAAAGTAGGATTCTATCTTAATGCGCTGTATTCTCCCTTCTTTACACTCAAAGACATAGTCAAAGATTTTTTAGATTCTAAAGATAATATTGCGAAGTTTCAAGTCTTTGTCAATACGATAAAAGCAGAGTCCTTTGAGCCTCCAAGTGTGAAATTTCAAGAAAATGAGCTGTATAACAGAAGAGAGGATTACACGCCTACTACGCTAAGTGATGATATTATCTTTATAACCAGTGGTGTGGATATACAAGGCGATAGAATAGAGATTGAGTTTAAAGGCTTTGGGTTAGGCTATGAAAATTGGGGGATAAAGCATAGCATTCTTTATGGAGATACCAAACAAAGCGAAGTTTGGGGGAGGCTGTATAAGGAATTAAAAGAAGTGTTTTACACCAAAAGTGGCAGGAAATTACGCAGCTCTATTAGTTTGATTGATAGTGGATTTAATAAAGAGAGAGTGTATAGCTTTGTAAAACTTGATGCACGATTTTTTGCCTCTAAGGGGGCGAGTGAGAGTGAGCGCAAAAAAGACTTTATCACGCCGAGCAAGAAGGTAGCAAGTGGGGTTAGGCTTTTTAGCATCGGCACTTATGTGGGCAAATCAGAAGTCTTTAAACTTTTAAGGGTTGATGAGGTGGGAGCAGGATATTGCCATTTTGCCCAAAGCTACTCTTTGCAATATTTCGAGCAGCTCACCGCTGAAAAGCTTATCAAAACCAAAACGCCCAGTGGGTATAGCACATATCGTTGGGAAAAGATAAGAGAGCGAAATGAGGGGTTAGATTTATTTGTGCTATGCCTTGCAGGAGCGAAAATAATGAAGCTTGATAGCTTGGATTTTGTGAGGAATAATTAA